From Paraburkholderia sabiae, a single genomic window includes:
- a CDS encoding trimeric intracellular cation channel family protein, which yields MKPKIETIVLAADLVGTFIFAIEGAVAAMHSGLDLLGVMVIAFVAALGGGVTRDLLIGATPPNAIRDWRYPALTFVAGLLTFMFHNDAQGFPAFWLMVLDAAGLALFAVAGVEKAMLYRIRPFVAALMGTVTGVGGGVIRDVLLTRIPSVLVTDIYATAAFFGAVVVLAGRRLGLSPAMAGLAGGVACFVLRVVAATHGWHLPRAQG from the coding sequence ATGAAACCCAAAATCGAAACCATCGTTCTGGCCGCCGATCTCGTCGGCACCTTCATCTTCGCGATCGAGGGCGCGGTGGCCGCGATGCACAGCGGTCTCGACCTGCTCGGCGTGATGGTGATCGCGTTCGTCGCGGCGCTCGGCGGCGGCGTGACGCGCGACCTGCTGATCGGCGCGACGCCGCCCAACGCGATCCGCGACTGGCGCTATCCGGCGCTGACGTTCGTCGCGGGCCTGCTGACGTTCATGTTCCACAACGACGCGCAAGGCTTCCCGGCATTCTGGCTGATGGTGCTCGACGCCGCGGGACTCGCGCTGTTCGCCGTCGCGGGTGTCGAAAAAGCGATGCTGTACCGGATCCGGCCGTTCGTCGCGGCCCTGATGGGCACGGTGACGGGCGTCGGCGGCGGCGTCATCAGGGACGTGCTGCTCACGCGCATTCCGTCGGTGCTCGTCACGGATATCTACGCGACGGCCGCGTTCTTCGGCGCGGTCGTGGTGCTCGCGGGACGCCGCCTCGGCCTGTCCCCGGCGATGGCGGGACTGGCGGGCGGCGTCGCGTGCTTCGTGTTGCGCGTGGTCGCGGCGACGCACGGCTGGCATCTGCCGCGCGCGCAAGGCTGA
- a CDS encoding GYD domain-containing protein, whose protein sequence is MATYIMLVNWTDQGVRTAKDTVNRARAFREQAKAMGVTVGTVNWTLGAYDLVISLDSPDDETTTRMGIALAAQGNVRTSTMRAFGEDDMERIVGGLK, encoded by the coding sequence ATGGCCACTTACATCATGCTGGTCAACTGGACCGATCAGGGCGTGCGCACCGCGAAAGACACCGTCAACCGGGCGCGCGCGTTCCGCGAGCAAGCCAAGGCAATGGGCGTGACAGTGGGCACGGTGAACTGGACGCTCGGTGCGTATGACCTCGTGATCTCGTTGGATTCACCCGACGACGAGACCACGACGCGCATGGGCATCGCGCTCGCCGCGCAGGGCAATGTGCGCACGTCGACGATGCGCGCGTTCGGCGAAGACGATATGGAGCGGATCGTCGGCGGATTGAAGTAG
- a CDS encoding PaaI family thioesterase: MTDSPGNKLVIESPFIDHLGVQLISAADGASEVVLTLRPEHLNTWSVSHGGITMTLADAALAMAARSLAADGVGVVTVEMKVNFMQPGMGELRATGRVLHRSTTMAYCEGEIRDSEGHFVAKALGTFKYMRRLAVGREVRQQRLHSDPSAKPGPSDA; encoded by the coding sequence ATGACAGATTCCCCCGGCAACAAGCTGGTGATCGAAAGTCCTTTCATCGATCATCTCGGCGTGCAACTCATTTCGGCAGCGGACGGCGCGAGTGAAGTCGTGCTGACGCTGCGCCCCGAGCATCTGAACACCTGGTCCGTTTCGCACGGCGGCATCACGATGACGCTCGCCGACGCCGCGCTCGCGATGGCCGCGCGCAGCCTCGCCGCGGATGGCGTCGGTGTCGTGACCGTCGAAATGAAAGTGAATTTCATGCAGCCGGGCATGGGCGAGTTGCGCGCCACGGGCCGCGTGCTGCATCGTTCGACCACGATGGCCTATTGCGAAGGCGAGATCCGCGACAGCGAAGGACATTTCGTCGCGAAGGCGCTCGGCACGTTCAAGTACATGCGGCGTCTGGCCGTTGGCCGCGAGGTGCGGCAGCAGCGCCTGCACAGCGATCCGTCGGCGAAACCGGGACCGAGCGACGCCTGA